Proteins encoded within one genomic window of Pseudomonas cannabina:
- a CDS encoding NAD(P) transhydrogenase subunit alpha: MEELISPGVYNLIIFVLAIYVGYHVVWNVTPALHTPLMAVTNAISAIVIVGAMLAAALTVTPLGKTMGTLAVALAAVNVFGGFLVTRRMLEMFRKKAPKAKDEAPKS; encoded by the coding sequence ATGGAAGAATTGATCTCCCCCGGCGTCTACAACCTGATCATTTTCGTGCTGGCCATCTATGTTGGCTACCACGTGGTCTGGAACGTAACGCCCGCGCTGCACACACCGTTGATGGCTGTCACCAATGCGATCTCCGCGATCGTGATCGTCGGCGCAATGCTCGCTGCGGCCCTCACCGTCACGCCACTGGGCAAAACCATGGGCACACTGGCGGTCGCGCTGGCTGCGGTGAATGTGTTTGGCGGATTTCTGGTCACTCGGCGAATGCTCGAAATGTTCCGGAAAAAGGCACCCAAAGCGAAGGATGAGGCGCCCAAGTCATGA
- a CDS encoding Re/Si-specific NAD(P)(+) transhydrogenase subunit alpha: MHIGVPLETQTRETRVAATPETIRKLISQGHRVTVQSGAGAHASVPDSAYEAAGATIGSAGEAFAGELILKVIAPNDDELALIKSGSVIIGMLNPFNSELIGKMAKHGVTAFALEAAPRTSRAQSLDVLSSQANIAGYKAVLLAAHHYPRFMPMLMTAAGTVKAARVLILGAGVAGLQAIATAKRLGAVVEASDVRPAVKEQIESLGAKFIDVPYETDEERECAEGVGGYARPMPASWMQRQAAAVHERARLSDIVITTALIPGRKAPVLLSAETVAQMKPGSVVIDLAAAQGGNCPLTVADQVVVEHGVTLCGPTNLPAQVAADASALYARNLLDFMKLLFDKDGTFSINLEDDIVAACLMCRDGHVVRKNG, from the coding sequence GTGCACATTGGCGTTCCTCTCGAAACCCAGACACGCGAAACCCGGGTAGCCGCTACGCCGGAAACCATCAGAAAGCTGATCAGCCAAGGGCACAGGGTCACCGTACAGAGCGGCGCCGGCGCTCATGCCAGCGTCCCGGACAGCGCGTATGAAGCAGCAGGCGCCACGATTGGCAGCGCAGGCGAGGCCTTCGCCGGTGAGCTGATCCTCAAAGTCATCGCACCGAATGATGACGAACTGGCCCTGATCAAGAGTGGCTCCGTAATCATCGGCATGCTCAACCCGTTCAACAGCGAGCTGATCGGCAAGATGGCCAAACACGGCGTGACCGCCTTTGCGCTGGAAGCGGCTCCGCGTACTTCACGCGCTCAGAGCCTCGATGTGCTGTCGTCGCAAGCCAACATCGCCGGGTACAAAGCGGTGTTGCTCGCCGCGCATCACTATCCGCGCTTCATGCCGATGCTGATGACCGCGGCAGGCACCGTCAAAGCTGCACGCGTGCTGATTCTCGGGGCGGGCGTGGCCGGCCTTCAGGCTATTGCGACGGCCAAACGGCTGGGCGCGGTGGTCGAAGCCTCGGATGTACGCCCGGCAGTGAAGGAGCAGATCGAGTCACTGGGTGCAAAATTTATCGATGTGCCCTATGAGACCGATGAAGAGCGCGAGTGTGCTGAAGGCGTCGGCGGTTACGCGCGTCCGATGCCCGCCAGCTGGATGCAGCGCCAGGCCGCCGCCGTCCATGAGCGAGCCAGGCTGTCGGACATCGTGATCACCACTGCGCTGATCCCCGGCCGCAAGGCACCGGTCTTGCTCAGCGCCGAAACCGTGGCGCAGATGAAACCCGGCTCGGTGGTGATTGACCTGGCTGCCGCACAAGGCGGCAACTGTCCGCTGACGGTGGCGGACCAAGTGGTCGTCGAGCACGGCGTTACCCTTTGCGGGCCGACCAACCTGCCCGCTCAGGTCGCCGCTGATGCCTCCGCACTGTACGCCCGCAATTTGCTGGACTTCATGAAGCTGCTGTTCGACAAGGACGGCACATTCTCGATCAACCTCGAAGACGACATCGTCGCCGCGTGCCTGATGTGCCGCGACGGACACGTCGTGCGCAAGAACGGCTGA
- a CDS encoding IS5-like element ISPsy19 family transposase yields MPKTGRPRSIAAEHYPVLVKLAHAQPYSSQAELALVFFAETGITAHPDTFAKALKMAGITRVKQRAKGSFQSPEPNKAYGYNETHRRQLPEQLYPSCLTDTEWALVADLFESQGGRGVPPLHSRRTLLEACCYVVRTGCSWRMLPRDFPHWDNVYKTFRRWSAQGKFEQMHDRLRAQWREREERADSPSAAILDSQSTRSSPQGGDSGYDAGKKVKGRKRSLIVDTLGLLLAVSISAASVQDRDAADDAVAYSKEKYPSLSTLFVDSAYAGKWAQRTHQLHAIDVQVIRGPNNRRTGQWHSEQGDLFSVEPVQTGFVVMPKRWVVERTHAWNERARRLIMHHDRLFAVSEAWVWLAEARILARRLTT; encoded by the coding sequence ATGCCTAAAACCGGACGTCCTCGCTCGATTGCCGCCGAGCACTATCCCGTGCTGGTGAAACTCGCTCATGCACAGCCCTATTCCAGCCAGGCCGAATTGGCGCTCGTATTCTTCGCCGAAACCGGTATCACTGCGCATCCCGACACCTTTGCAAAAGCGTTGAAAATGGCAGGGATTACGCGTGTAAAGCAGCGGGCCAAGGGAAGTTTTCAGTCACCTGAACCTAATAAAGCCTATGGCTACAATGAAACCCACCGCCGCCAACTGCCGGAGCAGCTATATCCGAGTTGCTTGACAGATACCGAGTGGGCACTGGTCGCCGACCTGTTTGAAAGCCAGGGCGGACGAGGAGTGCCACCGCTTCACTCTCGGCGCACGTTGCTGGAAGCCTGTTGCTATGTCGTACGCACGGGGTGCTCATGGCGAATGCTACCCCGCGATTTTCCTCATTGGGACAATGTCTACAAAACGTTCCGCCGGTGGAGCGCTCAAGGCAAGTTCGAGCAAATGCATGATCGCTTGCGAGCTCAATGGCGTGAGCGGGAAGAACGCGCTGACAGCCCGTCAGCAGCGATCCTGGATTCACAGTCGACCCGCAGTTCTCCTCAAGGCGGTGACAGCGGCTACGACGCAGGCAAAAAAGTGAAGGGGCGTAAACGAAGTCTGATTGTCGATACATTGGGCCTGCTGCTGGCTGTCAGTATCAGTGCTGCAAGCGTGCAGGATCGTGACGCGGCGGATGATGCGGTGGCGTACTCGAAGGAAAAATATCCGTCACTGAGCACGCTTTTTGTTGATAGTGCGTACGCAGGAAAATGGGCACAGCGCACCCATCAACTGCACGCTATCGATGTTCAAGTGATCCGTGGCCCGAATAACAGAAGAACAGGGCAATGGCACTCTGAACAAGGCGATCTATTTTCCGTGGAGCCTGTTCAGACTGGATTTGTGGTCATGCCCAAGCGATGGGTAGTGGAGCGAACTCATGCCTGGAATGAGAGAGCTCGGCGACTGATCATGCATCATGATCGCCTTTTTGCGGTAAGCGAGGCATGGGTTTGGTTGGCCGAGGCTCGAATACTCGCGCGCCGACTCACTACATGA
- a CDS encoding LysR family transcriptional regulator, which yields MRRKIPSTTALVSFEAAARHESFTKAANELSLTQGAICRQIGGLEEYLGVELFRRSRRGVKLTEAGLSYSRRVAMQLDAVERDTLSIMGQQGANAIELAVVPTFGTQWLLPRLKDFQVKHPDVTVHLTNRTRPFLFADTHFDAAIYFGDADWSGTEAHRLMGENPMPVCSPAFLKGRGSLTADELAELPLLQQTTRPYAWRQWFNAQSLDVPRDMTGPRYELFSMLAQAAMHEMGVALIPPFLIQRELHEKRLMIANARPIPSKKAYHLMIPERKVESASLTAFRDWLVDQARDYTLPQDDA from the coding sequence ATGAGACGCAAGATACCCAGCACCACGGCGCTCGTGAGCTTCGAGGCTGCCGCCCGCCACGAAAGCTTTACCAAAGCCGCCAACGAGCTTTCCCTGACGCAGGGCGCAATATGCCGACAGATCGGCGGGCTGGAAGAGTATCTAGGTGTGGAACTGTTCCGACGTTCCCGAAGAGGCGTGAAGCTCACCGAAGCAGGACTTTCCTACAGCCGTCGTGTCGCCATGCAACTGGATGCTGTCGAGCGCGATACGCTTTCGATAATGGGCCAGCAAGGTGCCAATGCCATAGAACTCGCCGTGGTCCCGACCTTTGGCACCCAATGGCTATTGCCGCGCCTGAAAGATTTCCAAGTGAAGCATCCTGACGTTACGGTTCACCTGACTAACCGCACACGACCTTTTCTGTTCGCTGACACTCACTTCGATGCCGCGATCTACTTCGGTGATGCTGACTGGTCCGGCACCGAAGCCCATCGTCTGATGGGCGAGAATCCCATGCCGGTCTGCAGCCCTGCTTTTCTGAAAGGTCGAGGCAGCCTGACAGCAGATGAACTGGCCGAGTTGCCACTGCTGCAGCAAACCACCCGCCCCTACGCCTGGCGCCAGTGGTTCAACGCACAGAGCCTGGATGTGCCGCGCGATATGACCGGGCCTCGTTATGAGCTGTTTTCGATGCTGGCCCAGGCGGCCATGCATGAGATGGGTGTAGCGCTGATCCCGCCCTTTCTGATCCAGCGCGAATTGCACGAGAAGCGCCTGATGATTGCCAACGCTCGTCCGATACCGAGTAAAAAGGCTTATCACCTGATGATTCCCGAACGCAAAGTGGAGTCGGCATCGCTGACCGCTTTTCGGGACTGGCTGGTGGATCAGGCGCGGGATTACACGCTACCTCAGGACGACGCCTGA
- a CDS encoding acyl-CoA dehydrogenase, protein MSGTASFSWIDPLLLDQQLTEEERMVRDTAEQFAQSKLAPRVLEAFRHEKTDPAIFREMGEVGLLGATIPEEFGGSGLNYVCYGLIAREVERIDSGYRSMMSVQSSLVMVPINEFGTQAQKQKYLPKLASGEWIGCFGLTEPDHGSDPGAMITRARSVEGGYRLSGSKMWITNSPIADVFVVWAKDDAGDIRGFVLEKGWAGLSAPAIHGKVGLRASITGEIAMDNVFVPEENIFPDVRGLKGPFTCLNSARYGIAWGALGAAEFCWHTARQYTLDRKQFGRPLAANQLIQKKLADMQTEITLALQGCLRLGRMKDEGTAAVEITSIMKRNSCGKSLDIARMARDMLGGNGISDEFGIARHLVNLEVVNTYEGTHDVHALILGRAQTGIQAFY, encoded by the coding sequence ATGAGTGGCACGGCAAGCTTTAGCTGGATCGATCCATTGTTGCTGGATCAGCAGCTCACCGAAGAAGAGCGCATGGTTCGCGACACTGCCGAGCAGTTCGCCCAGAGCAAGCTGGCCCCGCGCGTACTGGAAGCTTTTCGCCACGAGAAAACCGACCCGGCGATCTTTCGCGAGATGGGTGAAGTGGGGTTGCTGGGGGCGACGATCCCGGAAGAGTTCGGCGGCAGTGGCCTGAACTACGTCTGCTACGGGTTGATTGCCCGTGAAGTCGAGCGTATCGATTCAGGCTATCGCTCGATGATGAGTGTGCAGTCTTCGTTGGTGATGGTGCCGATCAATGAGTTCGGTACTCAGGCCCAGAAACAGAAGTATCTGCCCAAATTGGCGTCTGGTGAGTGGATCGGCTGCTTCGGTCTGACAGAGCCTGACCACGGCTCCGATCCGGGAGCGATGATCACCCGTGCCCGCAGCGTCGAGGGCGGCTATCGCTTGAGCGGCAGCAAGATGTGGATCACCAACAGCCCGATTGCCGATGTGTTCGTCGTCTGGGCCAAGGATGATGCGGGCGATATCCGTGGCTTCGTATTGGAAAAGGGTTGGGCGGGGCTGAGTGCTCCCGCCATTCATGGCAAGGTCGGGCTGCGCGCTTCGATCACTGGCGAGATCGCCATGGACAACGTGTTTGTGCCCGAGGAGAACATCTTCCCGGACGTGCGCGGTCTCAAAGGGCCTTTTACCTGCCTCAACTCGGCGCGATACGGCATTGCCTGGGGCGCGTTGGGGGCGGCCGAGTTCTGCTGGCACACCGCGCGGCAGTACACGCTTGATCGCAAACAGTTCGGGCGTCCGCTGGCGGCCAATCAGTTGATCCAGAAAAAGCTCGCGGACATGCAGACCGAGATCACCCTGGCCCTGCAGGGTTGCCTGCGTCTTGGACGAATGAAGGACGAAGGCACGGCGGCCGTGGAGATCACTTCAATCATGAAGCGCAACTCCTGCGGCAAGTCGCTGGATATCGCCCGCATGGCGCGCGACATGTTGGGCGGGAATGGGATCTCGGACGAGTTCGGTATCGCCAGGCATCTGGTCAATCTTGAAGTAGTGAACACCTATGAAGGCACGCATGACGTGCATGCGCTGATCCTGGGGCGTGCGCAGACCGGTATTCAGGCTTTCTATTAA
- a CDS encoding CaiB/BaiF CoA transferase family protein, with amino-acid sequence MGALSHIRVLDLSRVLAGPWAGQILADLGADVIKVERPGCGDDTRSWGPPFLRDAAGQNTTEAAYYLSANRNKQSVTIDFTRPEGQKLVRDLAAKSDIVIENFKVGGLAAYGLDYPSLKAINPQLIYCSITGFGQSGPYAKRPGYDFMIQALGGLMSLTGLPEGEEGAGPVKVGVALTDILTGLYSTTAILAALAHRDQSGVGQCIDMALLDVQVACLANQAMNYLTTGVSPGRLGNAHPNIVPYQSFPTADGDLILTIGNDRQFRKFADVAGQSQWADDPRFLTNNQRVAHRAELIPLIRQVTVFRNTAQWVSDLEAAGVPCGPVNDLAQVFADPQVVARGLAIELPHALGGSVPQVASPIRLSETPVEYRWPPPLLGEHTAQVLHELLGLSSEEVALLSAEGVL; translated from the coding sequence ATGGGTGCGCTTTCACACATCAGGGTGCTGGACCTGTCGCGCGTGCTGGCCGGGCCGTGGGCAGGGCAGATTCTTGCCGACCTGGGGGCTGACGTGATCAAAGTCGAGCGTCCTGGTTGTGGCGATGACACTCGCTCGTGGGGGCCGCCTTTCCTGCGCGATGCGGCCGGGCAGAATACGACGGAGGCGGCCTATTACCTGTCAGCCAATCGCAACAAGCAGTCGGTCACTATCGACTTTACGCGCCCTGAGGGGCAGAAGCTGGTGCGGGACCTGGCAGCGAAGTCCGATATTGTTATCGAAAACTTCAAGGTTGGCGGGTTGGCGGCTTATGGGCTGGATTACCCATCGCTGAAGGCAATCAATCCGCAGCTTATCTATTGCTCCATCACCGGGTTCGGGCAGAGTGGCCCGTATGCAAAACGTCCGGGGTACGACTTCATGATTCAGGCGCTTGGTGGCCTGATGAGTCTCACTGGCCTGCCGGAGGGTGAAGAGGGTGCGGGGCCGGTGAAGGTCGGTGTGGCACTGACCGATATTCTGACCGGTTTGTATTCGACGACGGCGATTCTCGCTGCCTTGGCTCACCGCGATCAAAGCGGTGTCGGGCAATGCATCGATATGGCGTTGCTGGATGTACAGGTTGCGTGTCTGGCCAATCAGGCCATGAACTACCTCACTACCGGCGTATCGCCCGGACGCCTGGGTAACGCTCACCCCAATATCGTGCCTTATCAAAGCTTCCCGACGGCTGATGGGGATCTGATCCTTACCATAGGTAATGACCGTCAATTCAGAAAGTTCGCTGACGTGGCGGGGCAGTCGCAGTGGGCGGACGATCCGCGCTTTCTTACCAATAACCAGCGGGTTGCTCATCGTGCCGAGCTGATCCCGTTGATTCGCCAGGTAACGGTGTTCAGGAATACCGCTCAATGGGTCAGTGATCTGGAGGCGGCGGGCGTGCCGTGCGGGCCGGTGAATGACTTGGCTCAGGTGTTCGCCGATCCGCAGGTTGTGGCGCGTGGACTGGCGATCGAGCTTCCTCATGCGCTCGGTGGTAGCGTCCCGCAAGTTGCCAGCCCGATTCGACTGTCCGAGACACCGGTTGAATATCGCTGGCCGCCTCCCTTGTTAGGGGAGCACACGGCTCAAGTCCTTCATGAGCTTCTAGGGCTGAGCAGTGAAGAGGTGGCGCTGCTGAGTGCGGAGGGTGTGCTGTAG